Within Kutzneria chonburiensis, the genomic segment CTCCCCGTTGCGCACCATGCGCGACCTTCCGACCTCGCAGGTCGTCTGACCTGCGCGGACGCCCGTGCGGGCGGTCGCCGGACTAGCACCTGGCGGCCACCCGCACGTGGCTCACACCCGACCCGCCCGTGTGAGCGTCGAGACCGCCATAACCGTTGCGTAGCCACGCCATTCCAGCGCCGCCGCCGGCGAGAAACTGGCGAAGTCCACCGTCCAGCCGCCGTCCTCCTGCTGTCGGCTTTCCAGCCGATCCAGCTCCGCTTCGATCACGTCTTCGCTCACCACCGGCGCGAAGTCCAGTCCGCGCAGCGTTTCCCCTTCACTGCCGCCCGCCACCGGCACCAGCCCGTCGGCCGGCACGAACCTCCCCAGCCGGGTCAGCAGCTCCTTGTCCCCCGCCGCGTCCAGGAATTTGACCGCGAACGACAGTTCGATGGCGTGCGGCTGCTTCTCCATCGCCGCAATGGCTTCCAGGCAGTACCCGGTCGCTTTCGCCAGCCAGGGATGCTTCGCGACGGCCGGGTCGTGCTTCGCCACCCGGTGCGCCATTCCCGCCGCGAACGCCGTGCTCTGCAACGTGGAGACCGTCGGGTCCGCCTGCGCCCAGAACGGCGCACACCCCGTCGGGTCTTGCGTTGGGAGGGCAAACGGCAGTCCTCCGTCTTCCAGCGTCACCTCGTCCAGCCAGTCGCACAGCTCTTTCGCCCTCGGCGTCGTCACCGGCCCCACTTCCGCGAACACCTCGAACGCGTGCAGCGCCCCCGCCGGTTGACTCTCCCCCGCCCGCAGATCCGGCTCCAGCCCCCAGCCGTACCCACCGTCCGCGTTCCGATACCCGTCCACCGCCGCCAGCACCGCCTCGGGATTCCCTTGGCCCACCAGCAGTTCGAACCTCCGCCGGTCCAGCACCCGCCCGTGCCCGGCCAGAAAGGCCCCCGCTCGCTTCAGGTCAACGCTCATGTCTCCAGCATGGCCCCCGCGTCTTGAACGGAACGGACATCGCGGATCAGCCGGCGGACCGCCGGACGATGTGACCGACGCCGACGACACCACGGTCGACGTCGCTGAGCAGGAGGCTGAGGCGGCGAGGATGGTCCGGACGCCAGATCAGCTCGAACCACGCGGGCGTGGTGGCGATCAGGTGATCGCCGGCCCACACGCCGACGGTCTGGCCGCCGCGGAGCACGCCCGACTCGACGGTTCCCACCACGACCGTGCCTCGGCCAGGGATGGTGAACACCTCGTGGATCGTCAGCACGAAATCCCGGTCGTCCACCTCAGATCTGGAACGCCAGGGTGGCGCGGAGGAGGTGCTCCACGCGGTCGAGCGGGGCGGCGGGGTCGATGATGCGGCGGATGGCGAAGCCGATGAGCAGGTCGATGACGGCGTCGGCGATGGCGTCCAGCGGCAGCACGGCGGTGAGCTCGGCGGGCAGGCGCTCCCGGATGATGCCGGCGACCAGGTTGGCGCCATAACGCTGGCGTTCGACGAAGAACTCGACGGTCTGCGGGTCGGATCGGGTGTCGAGGGCGAACTCGAGCTCGAAGCGGGGCCAGCCGGAGGCGAAGGCGGCCTCGGCCCAGTCGCGCAGACCGCGGGCCAGCGCCTCGGGCGTGCGGGCGTGGTCGAGCGCGCCGCGGACCGCCTCGGTGTGTTCGGCCTGAAGTCCTTGCACCACAAGCAGAGCGAGCTCGGGTTTGCCGCTGAAGTTGGAGTACACGACGCCGGTGGAGAAGCCGGCGGCGTCGGCCACCGCGGCCAGTGAGGTCGCCCGGTAGCCGTCCCGCAGGAACAGTTCCCGCGCGGCGGCGAGCACCTGTTCGCGGTTGCGGGTCTGGGACTCGGCCCGGGTCAGTCGCGGCACGGCGAAATCCTACCTGTTGACACTATCGAGATACCATGCTTACTTGGATAGTGTCATTATCTCAAATCCGGAGGCGACATGAGACGCGGTCTGGTGCTCGGGTGCGGCGGCACGGTCGGCGGGGCCTGGCAGGTCGGCGCGCTGGCCGCCGTGTCGCGGGCGTGGGACTGGGATCCGCGGACGGCGACGGCGATCGTCGGCACCTCGGCCGGCGCGAGCCTGGGCGCGATGCTCGGCGCGGGCGTCGGCGTGGACGAATTGCTGGCCGCGCACCGTGACGACCCGCCGGCACGGCCATCGGTCCGCCGCTTCTTCACCCAGCCGCCGGCCCCACGTCCGGCCTTCCCCTTCGGCCGTCCTTCGTGGCGGCTAGCGTTGCTAGGTTTACGGCGGCGTGAATACCTAGCAGCGCTAGCCGGATTGGCCCCGCCGGGACGCACCGATCCCGGCTTTCTCGACCGGCTCACGGACGACCTGACACTGGATCACCCGGCGGTGTGGTCCGTCGCCGTCGACGCTCGTAGCGGCGAGCGGGTGGCCTTCGGCGCACCCGGGGCACCGGCCGCCTCGCTACGGGACGCCGTGCGGGCGTCGTGGGCCGTCCCCGGCTGGTATCCGCCGGTCACGATCGACGGTCGGCGCTATCTGGACGGCGGCGTCGCCTCGACCGCGTCCGCCGACCTGGTCGCCGGCCTCGACCTTGACGAGGTAGTAGTCATCGCGCCGATGGCCTCCCTGACGGCGCTCGAGTCGGCGGGCTCGGCGGACGCCTGGAGTCGTTGCTACGCAAGCCGATGACTCGCGGCCTGGCCCGCGAGGCCGCGCTGCTGGAGTCGGTCGGCACCCGGGTGGTGCTGGTGTGCCCGTCGATGTCGGAACTGGCCGGGATGGGCCCGAATTTCATGGAGCCACGACGGCGGCTGCCCGCCCTGGAGGCAGCGCTTTCGACGGCACGACAAGGAGCACGGCGATGACAACGGACGAGTTCGAGGTCGTGGTGATCGGCGCCGGCGCGTCCGGCATCGGGGCCGCGGTGCGGCTGCGCCAGCAGGGCGTACGCGACTTTGTCGTGTTGGAGAAGGGAAACTCCGTCGGCGGCACCTGGCGGGACAACACCTACCCCGGCTGCGGCTGCGACGTGCCGTCGCGGCTGTACTCCTACACCTTCGCGCCCAATCCGGACTGGAGCCGCGTCTTCGCCAAGCAGCCGGAGATCCTGACCTACCTGGGCGACACGGCCGACCGTTTCGGCGTCACCGAGCACGTGCGGCTGGGCGTCGAGGTGTTGGAAAGCCACTGGGATCCAACAATGTCCCGGTGGCGTCTGTCCACAATCGACGGTGACATCACCGCGCGGGCGATCATCGCCGCCGCCGGGCCGTGGCACACGCCCAACCTGCCGGACATCCCCGGTCTGGCCGAGTTCTCCGGGCCGGTGTTCCACTCCTCGCGGTGGGATCACGACGTCGACCTGACCGGCAAACGGGTCGCCGTGGTCGGCAGCGGGGCGTCGGCCGTGCAGTTCGTGCCGGCGATCGCCCCTGCGGTGCAACGGTTGCACCTGTTCCAGCGGACGCCGCAGTGGGTGCTGCCCAAGCCCGACCACCACATTCCCACCGTCGAACGGCAGTTGCTCCGTCGGCGGAGCTTCCGAAACGCCTTGCGCAGCCTGGAATATCGGGCTTTGGAGGGTCTCGGCTTCGCCTTCCGCCGGCTGAGGACGCAGCCGCTGTTGCGCGCCATCGCCGAGGCCAACATCCGGCGGGCCATTCGCGATCCCCAGCTGCGGCGCAAGGTCACGCCCGACTATCCCGTCGGCTGCACCCGTCCGCTCGTCTCCAACGACTACTACCCTTCTCTCACGCGAGCCAACGTCGACGTGCACGCCACCGGCGTCGCCGAGATCCGGGGCAACACCGTGATCGGCGTCGACGGGACGTCCGCCGAGGTCGACGCGATCATCCTCGGCACCGGGTTCCGCATCCTCGACCTGCCCATCGCCGGCCGGGTCTTCGACGCCGACGGGGCCAGCCTGGCCGATCACTGGCAGGGCAGTCCGCAGGCTTACCTCGGCACCACCATCGCCGGCTTTCCCAACCTGTTCCTCGTGCTCGGTCCCAGCCTCGGCACCGTCAACTCGGCTTTCGTCATCATCGAGGCACAGCTGGCCTACATCATGTCCGCCTTGCGGCACCTGCGTTCCGTCGACAGCCTCGAAGTACGCCGCCCCATCCAGGACGCCTTCAACGCTCGCGTGCAGGCCGCCCTGCCCGGCACCGCCTACTCCGCCGGCAGTTGCCGCAGCTACTTCATCGACGCCAACGGCCGCAACAGCTTCTCGTGGCCTTGGGCCACCGACCGCATGATCCGCTCGCTCAGCCGCTTCGACCCGTCCGACTACCGCGTCGGCGACCGAGTTCGAGAGGACACCCGCGCGTGACCTACCCAGCCATCGACCCCCACGGCGCCGTCGTCCTCATCACCGGCGGCGGCCGCGGCATCGGCCTCGCCACCGCCGAGCTCTTCGCCCGGCACGGCGCCATCGTCTGCGTCGCCGACCTCGACGGCGCCGCCGCCACCGAGGCCGCCCAGTCCATCGGCCCTCAGGCTTTCCCTTACACCGCAGACGTTTCTTCCGCCGGCTCGTTCTCCGACTGCGTCCGCGCCGTGCTCGATTCCTTCGGCCGCATCGACGTTCTCGTCAACAACGCCGGCGTCATGCCGCTCGGCGACTTCCTCGCCGAGCCCGAGGCCACCTCCCGCACCACCATCGACGTCAACCTCTGGGGACCGGTGCACGGCATGCGCCTCGTGCTCCCCCACATGATCTCTCGCCGCCGGGGCCACATCGTCAACGTCGCCTCCATGGCCGGCAAGATCCCCATTCCCGGCATGGCCGTCTACAACGCCAGCAAGTTCGCCGCCGTCGGCCTCTCCGCCGCCGTCCGCGCCGAGTTCGCCCCCACCGGCGTCAGCGTCAGCACGGTGTTGCCTTCCGCCGTCCGCACCCGCCTCTCGTCCGGCGTCCCCCTCGGCCGCGGCCTTCCCACCGTCTCCCCCTCCACCGTCGCCACCGCCATCTTCCGCACCCTCGCCACCCGCCGCGCCGAGGTCCCCGTCCCTCGCTACCTCGCCGCTTGGGACCTCCTCAACGCCCTCACTCCCGAACCCCTCATGCGTTCCGCCCGCCGCCTCATCGGCGACCGCCGCGCCCTCACCTCCGTCGACCCCACCGCCCGCGCCGCCTACGAGCAGTCCATCGCCGACCAGGCCGCCGGCTGACGATCCCGGTTCGGCAGGATGCCGGCATGGACGAGCAGGCGCTCCGGCTCAACGAGTTGGCTCAGGGTCTTCGGCCGTTGGACGAAGGTGCGGCCTGGTTCGCCGGGCTGACCGCCGACCACCGGTCCGAGGTCCTGCTGCGCCTGACGGAGTTCTGCGTCCAGGCTCGCGCCGTCCCGGACGACATGCCGGAAAGTGTTCGCCGGGCTGGACTTCTCACCACCCACACCCCGGCCGTGCTGCTGGCCCGAGGACGGCTGGCGAAGATCGCCGGCCTGCCGCCGGACGAGTGGGCAAAGTCGTTCCGGCTACTCGTGTCCTTGCTCGGCGTCGCGGACGAACGACGGCGGGCCAGGTCCTGCGCCGCCGGCTGCGCGCACGCCTGGCATCACCTGTGAACGGTCAGGTGCCCGTCAGCGGGAAGCCCACCAGGCGTCGCTGAGTTCGCCGCGGGCGACGAGGACGGCGGGGCCGGTGAGGGTGCTGTCGGCGGCGTCGATGGTGACGGTGACCTGGCCGCCGGGGATGGTGACGGTGGCGGAGCCGGTGGGGAGGCCGAGGAGGTGCAGGTGGGCGGCGACGGTGGCGACGGTGCCGGTGCCGCAGGAGCGGGTCTCGCCGACGCCGCGTTCGTGGACGCGCATGGCGAGGGACGTGGGCGAGAGGCGGTTGACGAACTCGACGTTGACGCCGTGCGGGAACAGGGACTGGTCCCGGCCGGGGGCGACGGAGAGGTCGAGGGAAGCGACGGGGACGTCGGTGACGCAGACGAGGTGGGGATTGCCGACGTCGACGGCGACGCCGGGGAAGTTGACGCCGCCGAGCGTGGCGACGGACTCGCCGAAGACGCGGGTGGGGCCCATCTGGACGGTGACGGAGCCGTCGGGGTGCACGACGACGGGACGGTCGCCGGCCCGGGTGCCGACGACGAACTCGCCGGGTGAAGCCAGGCCGGCGTCGACGAGGTAGGTGGCGAAGACCCGAACGCCATTGCCGCACATCTCGGCGATCGAGCCGTCGGCGTTGCGGTAGTCCATGAACCAACCGTCGCCGGAACCGGAGAAGAGCTTGTTGGGCACGACGCGCAGGACACCGTCGGCGCCGAGCCCGCGCTGACGGTCACACAGGGCCTGCACGCGAGACTCGGTCAACTCCAGCGTGCCGTCGGGATCGGGCAGCACGACGAAGTCGTTCTCGGTGCCATGCCCCTTGACGAACTCGATACCCACCCGTTCAGAGTATCGCGCCGACGGCCTCGAACAGATCGGGGCGGGCGCCGTCGAACCAGGTGATGCGGTGGTCGCGGCGGAACCAAGAGCGCTGGCGGCGGACGAAGCGGCGGGTGGCGCGGGCGGTGTCAGCCGCGGCGGTGGGGAGGTCGCAAGAGCCGTCGAGGTAAGCCAAGGTCTGCTGGTAGCCGAGGGCGCGGGAAGCGGTGAGGCCGGAGCGGAGGCCGAGGGGCTCGAGGGACTGGACCTCGGCGACCAGACCCGCGGAGTACATGAGATCTACGCGGAGGTCGACGCGGGAGTCCAACTCCGCTACGTCGCGGTCGATGCCGATCTGGACGGTGCCGAAACGGGGCTCGCCGCGCTTGGGCATGGTGGCCGAGAAAGGGCGGCCGGTGAGCTCGATGACCTCTAGGGCCCGGACGACGCGACGGCCGTTGGAAGGGAGGATGGCTGTCGCTGCCAGGGGATCTAGCGTTGCTAGCTTTGTGTGCAGTGCTTCGGAACCTAGCGTTGCTAGGTCCGCTTCGAGACGGGACCGGATGGCGGGGTCGGTGCCGGGGAACTCGAGCTCGTCGAGGACGGCCTGGATGTACAGGCCGGAACCGCCGACGAGGATGGGGGTCACGCCGGAGGCGATGAGGCGCTCCATCAACTCCCGGGTCTGGCGCTGGTAGGCGGCGACGGAAGCGGTCTCGGTGACATCCAGGACATCGAGCATGTGATGGGGCACGCCGCGACGCTCGGCCATGGACAGCTTGGCCGTCCCGATGTCCATCCCCCGGTACAGCTGCATGGCGTCGGCGTTGATCACCTCGCCGCCGAACCGCAGGGCGAGCTCGACGCCGAGGTCGGACTTGCCGGCGGCGGTCGGACCGACCACCGCGATGGGACGCACGGTACTGCGTGGAATCGGTTCGCTCGCAAGCTCGCTCACGCCGGCTCCCAGCAGGCCACGTGGTACCCGACACCGAACGGGGAGTCGGAGTACAACAGCTCGCCCCGCCACGAACGGCCCGCTGCGGCCCCGGCCAACGCCTGCCACGCCGCCCGGCCGGACACGTCCAGCTCGGCCGCCAGCGGGACGTCCAGCCCCAGCAAGGCGTCCACATCGGCGGCGGCAAGAGCGTCCCGCACCGACGCGTCGTAACCGATCGATCGCTCGTCGGGGTGACCGGCCGGCCCGGGATGCCGGCTCGACCCGTCGCCCAGCACGAGCAGCCCGACCGGACGGTCCTGTCGGGCCAGCCGTTCGCCCACTCGCCGACTGTCGTCGACCGAACCCCGCGGATCGACCGTCTCGACGACGACCCGGGCCGCCCCGGCCTGCTCCCGCAGCCACCCGGCGACCAACACCGGCAGCGGAAGCGCCGGATCGACCTCGCCCGTAGCCGAGGCCTCGGACAGGGAGACGATCTTGTCAACGCCGTAGCCACGAAAGGAGCCGACGGCATCCGCGCTGGTCAGGCCGCAGAAATCAACCGATCCGGCGATGGCCAGCCACTCCCGGCTTAGCGCTGCTAGCCGCTTGCCGGCGGCCACACAGGCGCGTCTGACGGCCTCCGTCTCGGCCACCGCGCCGGCCACCAGTTCGGGTACCAGCAGGGGCGGATGGGGCACCACGGCAACGCCTACGATCACGATACGGCACGCTACCTGCCGACTCGGAGTACACAGCCGAGCCCTGACCTGTTTGAATGCCCGGCGAAGGTATTCGGACCACGCGTTCGGAGTACCCGGTCGTTTGGGCCTCGCCGGTGTGCGGGGCGCTCGTGCCCCGGCACGGGCTCATGGTGGCAGGCGAGGAGGAAGCCGGCGATGACGGACCAGGAGACGGCCCCGGTGGACGGGGTCGAGCAGGCGGCGGCGGAGCAGGTGGCCACGGAAGTGACGCCGGTGCCGCAGCCCGAGGCGGGCCAGTCCAGTGGGGGCGGCGCGGGGGCGACGGCGGGGTCCACGCCGCCGCCGGTGCCGGTCGCCTCGGATGATCCGACCCGGTGGGGCCGGGTGGACGAGGCCGGCAAGGTCTATGTCAAGGGCGAGGACGGTGAGCGCGAGGTCGGGTCCTGGCAGGCCGGCGAGCCGGCCGAGGGGCTGGCCCACTTCGCCCGCCGCTTCGACGACATGCGTACCGAGGTCGAGCTGCTCGAGGCGCGGCTGAAGTCCGGCGCCGGCGACCCGAAGCAGGCGCTGACCAGCGCGAAGCACGTCCGTGACGGCCTGACCGACGCGGCCGTCGTCGGCGACCTCGCGGCGCTGCGGGCCCGGGTGGCGCACGTGATCGCCACCGCCGAGAAGGCCGTCGACAAGGCCAAGGTGGCTCGCGACGCCGCCCGCGCCGAGTCGGCCCAGCGCAAGCAGGCGCTGGTCGAGGAGGCCGAGACGCTGGCCAACGAGTCGACCCAGTGGAAGTCCGCCGGGGACCGGCTGCGGGCCATTCTCGACGAGTGGAAGACGATCCGCGGCGTCGACCGCAAGACCGACGAGCAGCTGTGGCGCCGGTTCTCCAAGGCACGGGACGCCTTCAACCGCCGCCGTGGCGCGCACTTCGCCGATCTCGACCGGCAGCGGGCGACGGCCAAGACCCGCAAGCAGGAGCTGGTCGACGAGGCCGAGGCGCTCGCGGGCTCGGACGACTGGGGCGTGACCGCCGGTCGCTACAAGGACCTGATGGTCGAGTGGAAGGCCGCGGGCCGCGCGCCCAAGGAGTCGGACGACGCGCTGTGGCAGGCCTTCCGGGCCGCGCAGGACAAGTTCTTCGCGCGGCGGTCGGCCGCCTTCGACGAGCGGGACGCCGAGTTCGGCACGAACGCCAAGCTCAAGGAAGAGCTGCTGGCCGAGGCCGAGGGCATCGACCCGGGCGCCGGCCTGGAGGCGGCCCGCAACGCCCTGTACAAGCTCCAGGAGCGCTGGGACCAGATCGGCAAGGTGCCGCGCGAGCGGGTCCGTGAGCTGGAGGGCCGGCTGCGGTCCATCGAGGAGAAGGTCCGCGGCGCGGTCGACGCCCAGTGGCGCCGCACCGACCCGGAGGCCGAGGCCCGGGTGGCGCAGTTCCGCGAGCGCGTGACCCAGTTCGAGGCGCAGGCGGCGAAGGCCCGGTCGGCCGGCGACAAGCGCCGCGCCGAGCAGGCCGAGGCCCAGGCGGCGCAGTGGCGTGAGTGGCTGGCCGCGGCCGAGCAGGCAGTCGCGACCCGCTGAGCAACGAAAAAGGCCCCCACCGTTCGGTGGGGGCCTTTTTCGTACGCGATCAGTCCCGGGCGAAGGTCAGCTTCACCCACTGGAAGGTCAGCACGATCAGGGTCAGCAGGCCCAGGATGATGCCGATGCCCGGGCCGGGACCCGGCTCGTGACTGGACGTCGACTGCTGCGACCAGACGGCCAACAACGACGTCACCAGGCTGAAGCCGCAGCCCGCCGCGGCGGCGAAGGACAGTGCCCACAGGCGGGTGACCAACGCGGCGCCGGACACCAGGACGCCGAAAAGCATGGCGCAGAAGGCGAACAGCACCGGCACGAGCCCGATCGGGGTGCCCTTGGGGGCCAGGCCGAACAGCACCTGCCAGCCGCTGGCCGACTGGACCCAGGGCAGCAGCGCGGACACGATCATGAGCATCACGCAGACGGCGATGACCATGGCCCGGGCGCCCGGGTCGATCTGACGGAACGCGCGGCGCGGGGCCTTGGGCACCTCCACCTGGAGGTCGGACAGGTCGTCAGTCACTGGATCGCACATCCTTCGGCCGGCGCGAGCGGGGCCGGCGTGCCGAACGAGGGCAGCCCGAGGCTGACCCCCGAGGTCTTGGGCCGCAGACCGGCCTCGGTGTTGTCCCCGGCCCTGGTCCGCCGGTGGGACAGGAGTGCCCCGTCGGCGACCAGGTAATGCGGCGCCGCGTAGGTGACGACGGTGTGCACGACGTCGCCGGCGCGCACGCCGGGCGTGGCGGCGAAGTGCACGAGCCGGCCGTCACGGGCCCGGCCGCTCATCCGCTGCGTCTCCTCGTCGCGCCGGCCCTCCCCCTGCGCCACCAGCACCTCGATCTCCCGCCCGACCTGGGCCTGGTTGCCGAGCAGCGAGTTCTCCTCCTGCACGGCGACCAGCCGGTCGAACCGCTCCTGCACGACCTCCTTGGGCAGCTGGCCGTCCATCGAGGCGGCCGGCGTGCCGGGGCGCTTGGAGTACTGGAACGTGAAGGCGCTGGCGAACCGGGCCTGCCGCACCACGTCCAGGGTGCCCTGGAAGTCCTCCTCGGTCTCGCCGGGGAAGCCGACGATGATGTCGGTGGTGATCGCGGCGTCCGGCATGGCCGACCGCACCTTGTCCAGGATGCCCAGGTACTTCTCGGTCCGGTAGGACCGCCGCATCTCCTTCAGCAGACGGTCCGAGCCGGACTGCAGGGGCATGTGCAGCTGGGGGCAGACCGCCGGTGTCTCGGCCATCGCGGCGATCACGTCGTCGGTGAAGTCCTTGGGGTGCGGCGAGGTGAAGCGGATCCGCTCCAGCCCGTCGATCTGGCCGACCGAGCGCAGCAGCTTGCCGAAGGCCAGCCGGTCGCCGAACTCGACGCCGTAGGAGTTGACGTTCTGGCCGAGCAGCGTCACCTCGAGCACGCCCTCATCGACCAGCGCCTGCACCTCGGCCAGCACGTCGCCCGGCCGGCGGTCCTTCTCCTTGCCGCGCAAGGACGGAACGATGCAGAAGGTGCAGGTGTTGTTGCAGCCGACGGAGATCGACACCCAGCCGGAGTAGGCGGAGTCGCGGCGCGCCGGCAGCGTGGACGGGAAGGTCTCCAGCGATTCGAGGATCTCGACCTGGGCCTCGTTGTTGTGCCGGGCCCGCTCCAGCAGCGTCGGCAGCGAGCCGATGTTGTGGGTGCCGAACACGACGTCGACCCACGGCGCCCGCTGGACGATGGTGCTGCGGTCCTTCTGGGCCAGGCAGCCGCCCACCGCGACCTGCATGTCGGGGTTGGCCGTCTTCAGCGGCCGCATGTGCCCGAGCGTGCCGTACAGCTTGTTGTCGGCGTTCTCGCGGACCGCGCACGTGTTGAACACGACCAGGTCGGGCGGCGAATCCTGGCCGGCGGGCGTGTAGCCGGCGTCCTCGAGCATGCCGGCCAGCCGCTCGGAGTCGTGCACGTTCATCTGGCAACCGAACGTGCGAATCTCGTAACTCCGTGTCACTGCATCTACCTCTTCCCGACGACCGCTCGGTCCCCAGGGTAGAACCCCCTGCTGGCAGGATGGACAGGTGCCACTGACACGACGGGCCCTGATCATGCTAGGGGCCGCTGCGACGCTCGCCGGGCCGACCCTGGCGGCCTGCGGCTCCAGCCTGTCCGGCGTGCAGCTGCGCATCGCCACCGGCGGTCCCGGCGGCGTCTACTTCACGCTCGGCTCGCGGCTGGCCGACCTGTGGCAGGAGCAGCTCGACCTGACCAAGAAGGTGCTCCAGACCAACGGCTCGGTGGACAACCTGGTCGCCCTGCACAACAACCACGCCGACATCGCGTTCGTGGCCGCCGACGCGGCCGCTCGCGGCTCGGCCGGGCTGCGCGCGCTGGCCCGCATCTACGACGACTACATCCAGGTCCTGGTGCGCAGCGACTCGCCGATCCAGAAGCTGGCCGACCTGGCCGGCCACCGGGTGTCCATCGGCAGCCTGAACTCGGGCGTCACGGTGGTGGCCCGCAACCTGCTCAAGGCGGCCGGCCTGCCCGAGTCGAGCGACTCGTACAAGCAGCAGAGCCTGCGCGACTCGCTGCCCGACCTGATCACCGGCGGGGTGGACGCGCTGTTCTGGTCCGGCGGCCTGCCGACGCCGGACATCACGGCCACCATGAAGGCGCACCCGGACCAGCTCCGCATGCTCGACCTGACCACCGTGAACCTGAAGGACCTGCCCTACTACAACGTGGAGACGGTGCCGGCGACCGCCTATCCGCAGCTGCGGCAGGGCGACAAGCCGGTGAGCACGCTGGCCGTGCACAACCTGCTGATGGTCCGCGAGGACATGCCGTCCGACGAGGTCCAGGGCCTGCTGCGGACGTTGTTCGACGCCCAGCCCGACCTGGCCACCGACCGGGACCAGGTGGTGGCGCTGGCCGCGCAGCTGATCGACCGCCGCTCGGCCATCGAGACCCGTCCCATCCCCCTCCACGACGGCGCCCTGGAGTACTACCGCTCAGCGAAGGTGTGAACGGACCGTTCCAAAACTCCGAGTAGAGGAATGGTCCGTTCCGAACTTCAAAGGGCAGGGATGTCGAAGGCTACGCGGAGGCCGCCGCCGTCGGGGAGGGAGAGGTCGACGGTGCCGCCGACGCGTTCGACGAGTAGGCGCACGATGGCCAGGCCGAGGCCGGAGCCGCGGACGTTCTGGTGGCCGGCGCTGCGC encodes:
- the miaB gene encoding tRNA (N6-isopentenyl adenosine(37)-C2)-methylthiotransferase MiaB, producing the protein MTRSYEIRTFGCQMNVHDSERLAGMLEDAGYTPAGQDSPPDLVVFNTCAVRENADNKLYGTLGHMRPLKTANPDMQVAVGGCLAQKDRSTIVQRAPWVDVVFGTHNIGSLPTLLERARHNNEAQVEILESLETFPSTLPARRDSAYSGWVSISVGCNNTCTFCIVPSLRGKEKDRRPGDVLAEVQALVDEGVLEVTLLGQNVNSYGVEFGDRLAFGKLLRSVGQIDGLERIRFTSPHPKDFTDDVIAAMAETPAVCPQLHMPLQSGSDRLLKEMRRSYRTEKYLGILDKVRSAMPDAAITTDIIVGFPGETEEDFQGTLDVVRQARFASAFTFQYSKRPGTPAASMDGQLPKEVVQERFDRLVAVQEENSLLGNQAQVGREIEVLVAQGEGRRDEETQRMSGRARDGRLVHFAATPGVRAGDVVHTVVTYAAPHYLVADGALLSHRRTRAGDNTEAGLRPKTSGVSLGLPSFGTPAPLAPAEGCAIQ
- a CDS encoding TAXI family TRAP transporter solute-binding subunit, translating into MPLTRRALIMLGAAATLAGPTLAACGSSLSGVQLRIATGGPGGVYFTLGSRLADLWQEQLDLTKKVLQTNGSVDNLVALHNNHADIAFVAADAAARGSAGLRALARIYDDYIQVLVRSDSPIQKLADLAGHRVSIGSLNSGVTVVARNLLKAAGLPESSDSYKQQSLRDSLPDLITGGVDALFWSGGLPTPDITATMKAHPDQLRMLDLTTVNLKDLPYYNVETVPATAYPQLRQGDKPVSTLAVHNLLMVREDMPSDEVQGLLRTLFDAQPDLATDRDQVVALAAQLIDRRSAIETRPIPLHDGALEYYRSAKV